The following proteins are encoded in a genomic region of Arachis stenosperma cultivar V10309 chromosome 4, arast.V10309.gnm1.PFL2, whole genome shotgun sequence:
- the LOC130976808 gene encoding ribosome biogenesis protein BOP1 homolog — MSPKKQNEEDPYVSDSDTDSTYEDSSASGDDDGDSFGSPSESESEPAAGDDSEPDEHGESDSSGLHQEESDSSEDEVAPRNTVGDVPLHWYDDEPHIGYDIKGKKIKKKDKLDKLGSFLANVDDSKNWRKVYDEYNDEEVELTKDEVKLVRRLLKNRAPHADFNPYPDYVDWFKWDGAKHPLSNAPEPKRRFIPSKWEAKKVVQYVRAIRKGLITFDKPKEEDGPYLLWEDDSGLTEKSNHLAYIPAPKQKLPGNEESYNPPLEYIPTQEEINSYQLMYEEDRPKFIPKRFTSMRSIPAYENAMKECFERCLDLYLCPRVRKKRLNIDPESLKPKLPSRKELKPYPTACYIEYKGHEDAVTSISVEPSGQWIASGSNDGTVRIWEVETGRCLRRWDVGEAVNCVAWNPLPDVHILAVSLGQDVLILNTRLGDDEEQKKIKELLSVDTSTPSDDSGNSATSVRWLQDDKHGGIKLKFFKTVTAVEWHRKGDYFSTVMPAGESRAVLIHHLSKKLTQKLPFKLHGLAVRSTFHPSRSIFFICTKQSVRVYDLLKRKLIKKLDTGLREASSIAVHPGGDNLIVGSKEGKLCWFDMDLSSKPYKTLKCHPKDINNVVYHRSYPLFASCSDDCNAYVFHGMVYSDLNQNPLIVPLEILRGHTSSDGRGILDCKFHPRQPWLFTAGADKLIKLYCH; from the exons ATGTCTCCGAAGAAGCAAAACGAAGAGGATCCTTATGTTTCCGACTCCGATACCGACTCCACTTACGAG GACTCTTCTGCTTCCGGCGACGACGATGGCGACTCCTTTGGTTCTCCTTCTGAATCTGAATCGGAGCCCGCAGCTGGTGATGACAGTGAACCAGATGAACACGGTGAAAGTGACAGCTCTGGACTCCATCAGGAAGAGAGCGATTCCTCTGAGGACGAG GTGGCTCCCAGAAATACCGTAGGGGATGTCCCTCTCCACTGGTATGATGACGAACCTCATATTGGATACGACATCAAGGggaagaagatcaagaagaaagaTAAACTTGACAAATTGGGCTCCTTCCTCGCCAATGTTGATGACTCTAAGAATTG GCGGAAAGTATATGATGAATACAATGACGAGGAAGTGGAGCTAACGAAAGATGAGGTCAAACTCGTCCGTAGACTTCTCAAGAATCGGGCACCACATGCTGACTTCAATCCATATCCG GACTATGTTGACTGGTTTAAATGGGATGGTGCCAAACATCCATTGTCTAATGCACCTGAGCCAAAAAGAAGGTTTATACCTTCAAAGTGGGAAGCTAAAAAG GTTGTGCAGTATGTTAGAGCAATTCGCAAGGGATTAATTACCTTTGACAAACCAAAGGAGGAAGATGGCCCATATCTCTTGTGGGAAGATGATTCTGGTTTGACAGAAAAATCAAATCATTTGGCATACATTCCTGCACCAAAGCAAAAACTTCCCG GCAATGAGGAGTCGTATAATCCTCCTCTAGAATACATTCCAACCCAGGAAGAGATAAATTCTTATCAGTTGATGTATGAAGAAGATCGTCCTAAGTTTATCCCAAAAAG GTTTACATCTATGAGAAGCATCCCTGCCTACGAGAATGCCATGAAGGAGTGCTTTGAACGTTGCTTGGATTTGTACTTGTGTCCTCGAGTTCGGAAGAAACGT CTCAATATTGATCCTGAGTCCTTAAAGCCAAAGCTTCCAAGTCGAAAGGAGCTCAAACCTTATCCCACAGCATGCTATATTGAGTATAAAGGCCATGAAGATGCAGTCACATCAATTTCTGTTGAACCTTCTGGGCAGTGGATTGCATCAG GTTCAAATGACGGAACCGTCCGAATCTGGGAGGTTGAAACTGGCAGATGTCTTAGACGATGGGACGTTGGTGAAGCTGTTAATTGTGTTGCTTGGAATCCTCTGCCTGATGTTCATATTTTGGCTGTCTCGTT GGGGCAAGATGTACTTATCTTGAACACTCGCTTGGGGGATGACGAAGAACAGAAAAAGATTAAGGAGCTTCTCTCGGTTGACACATCTACACCATCAGATGATTCTG GCAACTCGGCAACTAGTGTAAGATGGCTTCAAGATGATAAACACGGgggtataaaattaaaattttttaag ACTGTTACTGCTGTAGAATGGCACCGGAAAGGTGACTACTTTTCGACAGTGATGCCAGCAG GTGAATCAAGAGCAGTTCTGATACACCACTTATCGAAGAAGCTTACACAAAAACTTCCATTCAAGTTACACGGACTTGCTGTTAGATCAACTTTCCATCCATCTCGTtccattttctttatttgtacAAAGCAGAGTGTTCGTGTGTATGATTTATTGAAGAGAAAGCTCATAAAGAAGCTAGATACTGGGCTCCGTGAAGCCTCATCTATTGCGGTTCATCCTGGAG GTGATAATTTAATTGTTGGGAGCAAAGAAGGGAAGCTGTGTTGGTTTGACATGGACCTTTCATCTAAACCTTATAAAACTCTCAA GTGTCACCCAAAAGATATCAACAACGTGGTCTACCATCGTTCATACCCCTTGTTTGCTTCATGTTCAGATGACTGCAATGCATATGTGTTTCATGGAATGGTTTATTCCGATCTCAATCAAAATCCTCTTATTGTTCCGCTGGAAATTCTGCGAGGGCATACAAGTTCAGACGGGAGAG GTATATTAGACTGTAAATTTCACCCAAGACAGCCCTGGTTATTTACAGCGGGTGCTGATAAACTCATTAAGCTTTACTGTCACTAA
- the LOC130974055 gene encoding ATP phosphoribosyltransferase 2, chloroplastic-like, protein MNLSLQLHLQCTPLHILVKSATATATATTRSWSCYASLSIPQPSNVNVLNGSSPLSSERKEIRLGLPSKGRMSNDTLELLKNCQLSVKQVNPRQYVAEIPQLSNLEVWFQRPKDIVRKLLSGDLDLGIVGLDTLSEYGQGNEDLIIVHEALEYGDCRLSLAIPQYGIFENINSLEELSKMPQWTEDKPLRVATGFNYLGPKFMRENGLTHVTFSTADGALEAAPAMGIADAILDLVSSGTTLRENNLKEIEGGTVLESQAVLVASRKSMIQRTGVLETTHEILERLEAHLRAIGQFTVTANMRGSSAEEVAERVLSQPSLSGLQGPTISPVFCKRDGKVAADYYAIVICVPKKALYKSIQQLRAIGGSGVLISPLTYIFDEETPRWRQLLSELGL, encoded by the exons ATGAATCTAAGCCTTCAACTTCACCTTCAATGCACGCCACTTCATATTTTGGTCAAGTCCGCCACCGCCACCGCCACCGCCACCACCCGCAGCTGGAGCTGCTACGCTTCGCTGTCAATTCCGCAACCCTCAAACGTCAACGTCCTAAATGGAAGCTCTCCTCTCTCCTCTGAGCGCAAGGAGATCCGTCTCGGCTTGCCTAGCAAGGGTCGCATGTCCAACGACACTCTCGAACTCCTCAAG AATTGTCAATTGTCAGTGAAGCAGGTTAATCCTAGGCAATATGTTGCTGAAATTCCTCAG CTGTCCAACTTAGAAGTTTGGTTTCAAAGGCCAAAAGACATTGTAAGAAAATTGTTATCTGGAGATCTTGACCTGGGCATTGTCGGTCTTGATACACTCAGTGAATATGGCCAG GGAAATGAAGATCTTATCATTGTCCATGAGGCGTTGGAGTATGGTGATTGCCGCTTATCTCTTGCG ATTCCCCAATATGGAATATTTGAGAATATCAATTCCCTAGAGGAGCTATCAAAGATGCCTCAATGGACCGAAGACAAGCCTCTGCGAGTTGCTACTGGGTTCAACTAT CTGGGTCCCAAATTCATGAGGGAGAATGGACTTACGCATGTGACTTTTTCAACCGCAGACGGAGCTCTGGAGGCAGCACCTGCG ATGGGAATTGCTGATGCCATCTTAGACCTAGTGAGTAGTGGGACCACGCTGAGAGAAAATAATTTGAAGGAAATTGAAGGTGGAACTGTGTTGGAAAGCCAG GCTGTTCTTGTTGCAAGCAGAAAATCAATGATCCAACGGACAGGAGTACTAGAAACGACACATGAGATACTAGAAAGATTAGAGGCACATCTGAGGGCCATTGGGCAGTTTACG GTCACTGCAAACATGAGGGGTAGCAGTGCAGAGGAAGTAGCCGAGAGAGTATTGAGTCAACCATCATTATCTGGGTTGCAG GGACCCACTATAAGTCCTGTTTTTTGCAAACGGGATGGGAAGGTTGCAGCAGACTACTACGCCATAGTGATATGTGTACCCAAGAAGGCACTATACAAGTCTATACAGCAGCTGAGAGCG ATTGGTGGCAGTGGCGTTCTTATATCACCCTTGACCTACATTTTTGATGAGGAAACTCCAAGATGGCGTCAGCTACTTTCTGAACTTGGACTGTAG
- the LOC130974056 gene encoding nifU-like protein 2, chloroplastic produces the protein MQAVVLNTQSCCRGLEPPSSSTSQKGWQWQRTSFFGRRGNLARRTLSSSLRIRLPHTSRRHVLRAVATPNPAVELPLTAENVESVLDEIRPYLIADGGNVALHEIDGNVVRLKLQGACGSCPSSVMTMKMGIERRLMEKIPEIFAVEPIADEETGLELNEENIEKVLEEIRPYLVGAADGSLELVGIEEPIVKVRITGPAAGVMTVRVAVTQKLREKIPSIAAVQLLS, from the exons ATGCAAGCTGTGGTGCTCAATACTCAATCTTGCTGCAGAGGCCTCGAGCCTCCTTCCTCCTCCACCTCCCAAAAg ggTTGGCAGTGGCAGCGCACAAGCTTCTTCGGGAGGAGAGGTAACCTTGCACGCCGCACTTTGAGTTCTTCTCTTCGGATTCGTTTGCCCCATACATCACGGCGCCATG TTTTGAGGGCCGTTGCCACTCCAAATCCAGCTGTGGAGTTGCCGTTAACCGCAGAAAATGTAGAAAGCGTATTGGATGAAATTCGACCGTATCTCATCGCAGATGGGGGAAATGTGGCTTTGCATGAGATTGATGGCAATGTTGTGAGGCTGAAGCTACAGGGAGCGTGTGGCTCCTGTCCAAGTTCTGTTATGACAATGAAAATGGGCATTGAGCGTAGATTGATGGAAAAGATACCGGAGATATTTGCAGTGGAACCCATTGCTGATGAAGAAACTGGTCTTGAGCTCAATgaagaaaatatagaaaag GTTCTAGAGGAAATAAGGCCATACCTGGTTGGGGCAGCAGATGGATCTCTTGAATTGGTAGGAATTGAAGAGCCAATTGTAAAGGTGAGAATCACAGGTCCAGCTGCTGGTGTCATGACTGTACGTGTTGCTGTTACACAAAAGTTGCGAGAAAAGATACCTTCTATTGCAGCAGTTCAGCTTTTATCATGA
- the LOC130976621 gene encoding protein WEAK CHLOROPLAST MOVEMENT UNDER BLUE LIGHT-like 1 — protein sequence MEPAISTPTHNNDFSSTIDTTRPFTSVKEAVAIFGERLLVGDMNIYSPKPFPDPASSPVQQLPQSPIMKPKEVEEDNGVVLDTLKKLEAELEKTKAELKLLKERGSETEVALATLNAELHKNMSKLAQAEAAAAGKAAAATKTVRFEIEEKGGGENNSEYDDEDGKEVVEKKKEYIIRKKKEDSKTLAHILSLGENDHLLFGGGGKRKSMKQKPIIPLVGDLLFFKRKSSSTNPLYASPF from the coding sequence atggaacCCGCCATCTCTACGCCTAcgcataataatgatttcagtTCCACCATCGACACCACTCGTCCCTTCACCTCCGTCAAAGAAGCCGTCGCCATCTTCGGAGAGCGGCTTCTCGTCGGCGACATGAACATTTACTCTCCAAAGCCATTCCCAGACCCTGCATCTTCCCCTGTTCAGCAACTACCACAGAGTCCTATCATGAAACCGAAAGAAGTAGAGGAAGACAACGGCGTTGTTCTTGATACACTGAAGAAGCTGGAGGCAGAGCTTGAGAAGACAAAGGCGGAGCTGAAGCTGCTCAAGGAAAGAGGGAGTGAGACGGAGGTGGCGTTGGCGACGCTGAATGCAGAGCTCCACAAGAACATGTCCAAGTTGGCGCAAGCGGAGGCCGCAGCAGCCGGGAAGGCTGCGGCGGCTACAAAGACGGTGAGGTTTGAGATTGAGGAAAAAGGAGGTGGCGAAAATAATAgtgaatatgatgatgaagatggaaaggaagtagtggagaagaagaaggagtatataataagaaagaagaaggaggattCAAAAACATTGGCTCATATACTGAGCCTCGGAGAGAATGATCATCTTCTATTCGGAGGTGGTGGCAAAAGAAAGAGTATGAAGCAGAAGCCAATTATTCCCCTTGTAGGGGATCTTTTGTTTTTCAAGAGAAAGTCGTCTTCTACCAATCCTCTTTATGCTTCTCCTTTTTAA
- the LOC130974826 gene encoding uncharacterized protein At5g49945, whose amino-acid sequence MGNQSQRCRRLLYLCILLSLSLVAVGGDSHFEGFEAEDDEFEDASIDPTTLRSPPSQPLTTDLTPPTPADPQPDPKPAPSDLPKPPPTTFDFWDEDEFEGLPIEHPSPDQDLPADPVSSDHNASVSDPTSPPTQTDAKRPRSFTVEIVCISFLIMFAINYFTGKRENENIALSWAAQFAAKDSIFEKNFSLLGIGDGGDDSPLLLKEGQTTFKFYASGRRYCQGLLATLELKSRHDLIARIYNMVVPTRDEISFEVYMNDDAMDHVVFAMAKKKAAKAMHKDVKDLQRFAGFVSAPNGRKWITDDLAVISESKEVAGELITDAVIDQVFGEKAFEKYGKSLISLHFSDQHPGRHRKVLMFKFALPSAKNMADMTRLVALVPYYIDLIGRYKLSPQARSKTETARQKAAQEAQKELRNAQQEAMQRRKAERKKMMEEAEAKLSAEAIRKKEAKERARQMKKAMPRMKMARGA is encoded by the exons atgGGAAATCAAAGCCAACGGTGTCGCCGGCTGCTGTACTTGTGCATcttactctctctctctctggtTGCTGTTGGCGGCGATTCCCACTTCGAGGGATTCGAAGCTGAAGACGACGAATTCGAAGACGCTTCTATCGATCCCACCACTCTCCGCTCTCCACCTTCCCAACCTCTCACAACTGACCTCACTCCTCCTACCCCCGCCGATCCCCAACCCGATCCAAAACCCGCACCCTCCGATCTCCCGAAACCCCCGCCCACCACCTTCGATTTCTGGGACGAGGACGAATTCGAAGGCCTCCCAATCGAACACCCCTCTCCCGACCAGGACCTTCCCGCCGATCCCGTATCCTCCGATCACAATGCTTCCGTCTCCGATCCCACTTCCCCTCCCACCCAAACCGACGCCAAGCGTCCTCGCTCCTTCACCGTGGAGATCGTATGCATCTCTTTCCTCATCATGTTCGCCATCAACTACTTCACCGGAAAGCGCGAGAACGAGAACATAGCCCTCTCTTGGGCCGCACAGTTCGCCGCCAAGGACTCCATCTTCGAGAAGAATTTCAGCCTCCTCGGCATCGGCGATGGCGGCGACGACTCTCCACTCCTCCTGAAAGAAGGACAAACAACCTTCAAGTTTTACGCCAGCGGCCGCAGGTACTGCCAGGGCCTTCTGGCCACACTGGAGCTCAAGAGCCGCCACGATCTCATCGCCAGAATCTACAACATGGTGGTTCCTACCAGGGACGAGATCAGCTTCGAGGTTTACATGAACGACGACGCCATGGATCACGTGGTCTTCGCCATGGCCAAGAAGAAGGCTGCCAAGGCCATGCACAAGGATGTCAAGGACTTGCAGAGGTTCGCCGGTTTCGTCTCCGCCCCAAATGGCCGCAAGTGGATTACTGACGATTTGGCTGTGATTTCTGAGTCCAAGGAAGTTGCTGGCGAGTTGATCACCGATGCTGTCATTGATCAG GTGTTTGGTGAAAAAGCTTTTGAGAAATATGGGAAAAGTTTAATTTCCTTGCATTTCTCCGACCAACACCCTGGCAGACACAGGAAGGTACTGATGTTCAAGTTTGCGCTTCCATCTGCTAAAAATATGGCTGATATGACTCGACTGGTGGCTCTTGTTCCGTATTACATTGACTTGATCGGAAGATATAAATTAAGTCCTCAG GCTCGGTCCAAGACGGAGACAGCCCGACAAAAGGCTGCTCAAGAGGCTCAAAAGGAACTCCGAAATGCTCAGCAAGAGGCCATGCAGAGAAGAAAAGCAGAGAGGAAAAAGATGATGGAGGAGGCTGAGGCAAAGCTCAGCGCGGAGGCTATTCGAAAGAAGGAGGCAAAAGAGCGCGCCCGCCAAATGAAAAAGGCAATGCCAAGGATGAAAATGGCTCGTGGTGCCTAA